From a single Nostoc edaphicum CCNP1411 genomic region:
- a CDS encoding response regulator: MNGRETNLTILMADDDKDDGILVREALAESQLPIELYIVSNGEELMDYLYHRGQYADHKSYPYPVLILLDLNMPRIDGIEALKEIKTDPQLRRIPVVILSTSQREEDIYNTYDLGANSFIIKPVAFASLVEVMKTLVKYWFEIVKLPLEAVGDKHGQQPYQSSVH; this comes from the coding sequence GTGAACGGTCGAGAAACAAACCTCACAATTTTAATGGCTGATGATGATAAAGATGACGGCATCTTAGTTCGTGAGGCCTTGGCAGAAAGTCAATTGCCAATTGAACTGTACATCGTGAGTAATGGTGAAGAGTTGATGGATTATCTGTACCACCGTGGTCAATATGCTGACCATAAAAGTTATCCGTATCCGGTTTTGATTTTATTAGATTTGAATATGCCGAGAATTGACGGTATTGAGGCACTCAAAGAGATAAAAACTGACCCACAACTGCGGCGAATTCCAGTTGTAATCCTGTCAACATCACAAAGAGAAGAAGATATATATAATACTTACGATTTGGGTGCTAATTCTTTCATTATTAAGCCAGTGGCTTTTGCCTCATTAGTTGAGGTCATGAAGACTCTAGTCAAATACTGGTTTGAAATTGTGAAACTGCCACTAGAAGCAGTGGGAGACAAACATGGACAACAGCCCTATCAAAGTTCTGTTCATTGA